The window TCTAGGACCTGATTGATTTGATCAAGTAATTGATTATAAGTTTGTAATCCACCAGCAATATACATAGCTGAAGAGTCTAAATAGACAATTTTGTTATTTTGCCAAACTTTAGTTTTATGCATTAACGCGTTGTCTAATACTTGTTTAGCCGCTAATGCTTCATTATTACCGATAGCACTATCACGATCTAAAACAAATAACCAATCAGGATTAACGCTTAATAATAATTCAGCATTAACAACGTTACCATGTGTACCAGTTTGAGCAAATGATGTTGCTGGTTTAAAACCGAGTTCGTCATAAATAAAACCAAAACGTGAACCTGGTCCATAAGCTGACATTTTACCGCCATTAATCATAATCACCATAGCCGTGCCGTGATTAGCTGATTTCTCTTTAACTTTAGTAATTTTCGCTTTGAACTCATCTGTTAATGTTTTTGCTTCAGCTTGTTTGTTAAAAATCTGTCCAAGTTGTTCTATGCGATGCACCATACTATTAACAAAATCTTTAGTATCAACAGCTAACGAGATGGTTGGTGCAATTTCACTTAATTTATCATAAGCATCATTAGTTCGCCCACCCGCAATAATTAAATCAGGTTTTAAATTACTTAACACTTCATAATTAGGTTCAAAGAAGCCACCGGCATTAATATAATCACTACCTTCATATTTTTTCAAAAAATCAGGTAAATGAACGCTAGTTTGTGGTACTGCAGCAATGACATCAATACCAAGCGCATCCATCGTATCAAGGGTAGCGGTATTAAAAACGACAACTTTTTGTGGATTAACAGGAACCGTGGTTGTCCCCTGTTCATGAACGATGGTTATCGTTTCGTTAGTTGAAGCATTATTTGTAGTAGCTGTGGTTGTATCATTATTATCACAACCTGCAACAAAAAAAGATAACAGCAAAGGAACACCGATAACTAGTGAGCGAGTAAGCATAATAACATCCTTTATTATTTTAAAAATAAGAATTATTCTCATTATCAATTAAGGTGCTAACTATAACAAAATTTTCGTACTATAAAAATAATATTAATATTATGGCTATTCATTCGTTCAATAAATAATCTATTACAAAGAATATTTAATTATTATCTTCAGTAACAAATTTTACAATTCACTATTTGAAGGCAGTTATTTAACGGATATCTATCTAAATAACAATTATATTACAGACCAAAACATCCGTTATGAACACTTAAATGATAGTAATAAACTCTCCCCGATGTTAACAAAAGAAGAGTATATAAAATTTGGCGTTACACCAAATGCATTACCCGCTTTTATGGCACTGCCAGATAATCAGATTATTAAAAATATTGCTGAGATTATCCCTGATGCGTTTGTAAAATACGACTTTGCGCAAAATCGCTTAGATATTTCTATTCCACAAAAATACGTTTCGGCTGTAGCTCGAGGGACAGTCTCGCCAGATAAATGGGATGATGGTTTAACAACACTGTTTACTAATTATTCTTATTCAGGATCTTCAACGGATATCGATGGTCAATCGGGTACAGACCAGAGCTCATACCTC is drawn from Orbaceae bacterium BiB and contains these coding sequences:
- a CDS encoding siderophore ABC transporter substrate-binding protein — encoded protein: MLTRSLVIGVPLLLSFFVAGCDNNDTTTATTNNASTNETITIVHEQGTTTVPVNPQKVVVFNTATLDTMDALGIDVIAAVPQTSVHLPDFLKKYEGSDYINAGGFFEPNYEVLSNLKPDLIIAGGRTNDAYDKLSEIAPTISLAVDTKDFVNSMVHRIEQLGQIFNKQAEAKTLTDEFKAKITKVKEKSANHGTAMVIMINGGKMSAYGPGSRFGFIYDELGFKPATSFAQTGTHGNVVNAELLLSVNPDWLFVLDRDSAIGNNEALAAKQVLDNALMHKTKVWQNNKIVYLDSSAMYIAGGLQTYNQLLDQINQVLEQE